The Chryseolinea soli nucleotide sequence AGACCGATGCGGAAAATTTTGAGACGGTGGACTTGAATAAAGTTGTGAACGAAGTTACCTCGGATTTGGAGACGGTCACCAGAAAAAAGAACGCCACCATCCATAGTTCCCCGCTCCCCGTCATTCAGGGCGATCCCGCGCAGATCAAGCAACTGTTTCAAAACCTTCTCGGCAATGCACTTACGTTCAACCGGGGAAACGCCATCATTGAAATATCCGCTTCGAAAGGGACAGCCTATACATTCCCGAACTGCACCGGGTTGAAAACCGGAACGGCTTACGTTTGCATTCGCATCACCGACAATGGCATTGGGTTCGATCAGAAATACGCAACAAAAATATTTACCCTCTTCCAACGCCTCCGGGAAAAGAAGGGGCTCAAGGGAAGTGGTACGGGATTATCCATATGCAAGCAAATCATTGAAAATCACGACGGCTTGATCTACGCCTATGGAAGGGAAAATGAAGGCGCCACGTTCACGTTGTTTTTTCCCTGCAACCAAAAAAGTTCTTCATCTCTTGCCTCCCGGCTTTGATCCACATCGGTCACGGCATTATTGTAGTTTAAAATGATCAAAAGAATCTTATTCATAGACGACAATGTCGAAGACGGCAGGATATTTCAACAGATCATCCAGGAATTATTTACTGCTATCACGATTGACTTCGCCAGAAGCGGGCCTCAAGCCTTCGCATTGCTCTCAAAAACCAGAGCCGATGTTATTTTCCTCGAATTGATCATGCCGGGCATGGACGGGATCGAATGCCTTACGAAACTGAAAGCAAGCCGGAACGCGAAACAGATTCCCGTTGTCTTGTACACGGCATCTAAAAACGAAATGGATAAAAAGTTAGCGCTAAAACTCGGCGCCTTCGACGTCATATCAAAAACAAGCAACCTCAGCGCGCTGACCGATAAGATAAAAAAGATCCTGTCCCTGCCGCACTACCACTAACACAAGTCGGCCACCTTCACCATTCCGTCAGTTCGTTCCAGGTTCCCGCCAAACCAGTGAGAATCCTTAAATAGTAACGCAGGTCCGACAACCCGAGACACTCTACATACGGTACCAGGCCAAAAGCTGTCGTTTTCACAATAAATGATTGCAAAGGACGCACACACGTGCAAAATTTGTATGAACCCATTCCTGGTTCGGGTGTACCGGCATAGGGGTTCATTACCTTTGGACAGTAAGGCAAGCGAGATGACAATAAACCGTTGCCCGCGACGTTTAGATGGCGGACAAGGAATATGGGAACTGCTACTTGTGGATGTGTGTGACTCGATTGAAGTTCCGTCTGAAAAGAATCGCAAAGCTTTAGAGCATTAGGGGGAGTTGTTACTGGAGGGAGTTCGGTTTGAACCGCATTTGATCCGTATTCGCTATAAACTCAAAAATCCTCCATGATCTCCCGTCACCGTTATGTTCTCTATTTGTTGCTGATGGTCATTCCGCCTACAGCATACGGTCAGGTAAAAAAGAAGATCCGCTCCTACGAAAAAGTGTTCCAGTTCTCACTCTTCCCGGGCATCAGCACCAACGGCATTGAGAGCGGTTCATATTATAATAAATTTTCATTCAATCTTTTTGGAGGACTATCGGCCGGCAACCGGATCTTGGAGCTGGGGTCGCTGGTGAATGTGAATTTAAAGGAGTCGACTGGAATTCAGATTGCGGGGTTGGCCAATATCGTGGGAGCGAATGCGTATGTAAATCTTTCGCAGTCGGAGGAACGGGCGCTGATCAATGCGGAAGACTTCGAAGCCAACACGAAGGGGATACAGTTCTCGGGCATGTTGAACTTTGTGCGAAACAACGCGCAAGGCATTCAGTTCGCCGGGATGCTGAACGTTGTGGGTGGTGATATAAAAGGATTTCAGTTTGCGGGCATCGGCAATAGTGCGGGCAACAATACGGGCGGGACGTCATCGGGGATCCAGATCGCTGGATTTTATAACATTGCCAAAGAAGGGATGGGCGGCTTTCAAATCAGCAGCCTCTTCAACTACACCGACGGCAACTTTGCCGGCTTTCAATTCGGTGCCATCAATAAAGCGCGGGCCATGATGGGAAAGAAATCGACGCCACCCACGCGCGCCCGCAGCCTGCAGATCGGATTACTTAACTCCAGCAAGGCCATGGACGGCTGGCAGATCGGGCTTGTCAACTTTGGTGGTGATATGCGGGGGAAGCAGATCGCGCTCATCAATTTTTTCCACAACTATCCGCTAAAAGAATACACCCGCATGGGCACGCCGATCGGGTTGCTGAACCTTGGATCGTCCGGTTCCTATCTCAGCGTTTCCTACAACGAACTCTTTTCCGCCAATGTTGAATATACCACGGGCAATTGTCTGAACTGCACCTGGACGCAGAGCACTATGCCCTTTGCTGACCGTAATCAAATCTACAATCAAAATGCATTGATCGCCGGCTACGATGCCGCACGAAAAACCTGGGGCTTCGGCTATGGGTTTCAAAAAGTGTTGTATAATAAAAATAGCATGCTGCCGACGGACACAAACAACAAGAAGCGCGTGATTCACTACGGGTTGAAATTCCTTCATCTCAACCGCGACCTCTCATTCGACAAAGCTTTCAATATTTTGACACGGCTCAATTTTGACTACGGGAAGCGCTGGCGCTGGTTGTATGTGTTTGCCGGCGTTTCGGTGAACTATTTTTTGCATGACATCGAAGATTCGGAGGATACGTACAAGATCAACAGCAAAAAATTCGATGCCGGAAAATTATTCGGTCACAAGGCTGAAGTTTGGCCGGGGTATACGTTTGGATTGCAGTTTTGATTGAATACGTCTCCAAACCTATGGGCTCTCACAATGA carries:
- a CDS encoding response regulator — its product is MIKRILFIDDNVEDGRIFQQIIQELFTAITIDFARSGPQAFALLSKTRADVIFLELIMPGMDGIECLTKLKASRNAKQIPVVLYTASKNEMDKKLALKLGAFDVISKTSNLSALTDKIKKILSLPHYH